From the Ascaphus truei isolate aAscTru1 chromosome 15, aAscTru1.hap1, whole genome shotgun sequence genome, one window contains:
- the HCK gene encoding tyrosine-protein kinase HCK, with amino-acid sequence MGCVKSKDSQVPAKVLESLPPSEAHTLYVKDPTSKNLTSRPETSPVTPAGGGQEVVVLLALYNYEAIHPDDLTFNKGDHMQLLEESGEWWKVRLVHTGEEGFIPSNYVGQVNSLESEEWFFKGIGRKDAERQLLSPENKNGAFMIRDSETMKGSFSLSVRDSSPQSGNIVKHYKIRTLDDGGFYITTRLTFPSIHGLVSHYQRQVDGLCQRLTSPCKSARPEKPWEKDAWEVPRESLCMEKKLGAGQFGDVWLATYNGHTQVAVKTMKPGTMSPGAFLDEANLMKSLQHERLVRLHAVVTLGEPIYIITEFMQKGSLLDFLKSEEGSKQPLPRLIDFSAQVAEGMWFIEQKNYIHRDLRAANCLVSASLACKIADFGLARVIEDSEYTAREGAKFPIKWTSPEAANYGSFTIKSDVWSFGVLLMEIVTYGKTPYPGMSNLEVITAVERGYRMPCPQNCPQELYHIMMECWQREPEQRPTFEYTQSVLEDFYTATEIQYQQQP; translated from the exons ATGGGTTGTGTCAAGTCAAAGGATTCCCAGGTGCCTGCAAAGGTTTTggaatctctccccccctccgaggCTCACACTCTGTATGTGAAGGATCCCACATCTAAGAATCTAACT AGCAGACCTGAGACTTCACCTGTGACCCCAGCGGGGGGAG GACAGGAAGTTGTGGTGCTTCTGGCGTTGTACAACTATGAGGCCATACATCCGGACGACCTCACGTTTAACAAAGGAGACCACATGCAGCTGCTAGAGGA ATCCGGAGAGTGGTGGAAGGTACGCTTGGTGCACACAGGGGAAGAAGGTTTTATCCCTAGTAATTACGTCGGCCAAGTGAATTCCCTGGAGTCCGAAGA ATGGTTCTTTAAGGGCATCGGTCGGAAGGACGCAGAGCGGCAGCTGTTGTCTCCTGAAAATAAGAACGGAGCTTTCATGATCCGGGACAGCGAGACGATGAAAG gcagcttctctctctcagtcagagaTTCCTCCCCCCAgagcggaaacattgtgaaaCATTATAAGATCCGCACTCTGGACGACGGCGGCTTCTACATCACAACCCGGCTCACGTTCCCCAGCATTCACGGACTGGTCAGCCACTACCAGA GGCAGGTGGACGGGCTGTGCCAGCGCTTGACCTCCCCTTGTAAGTCTGCACGGCCGGAGAAACCATGGGAAAAGGATGCCTGGGAGGTCCCACGGGAATCGCTCTGCATGGAGAAGAAGCTCGGAGCTGGGCAGTTTGGGGACGTCTGGCTGG CCACATATAACGGGCACACTCAGGTGGCAGTAAAGACGATGAAGCCGGGCACCATGTCGCCGGGCGCCTTCCTGGACGAGGCGAATCTAATGAAGAGTCTGCAGCACGAGCGGTTGGTGCGACTGCATGCGGTGGTAACCCTGGGGGAGCCCATCTACATCATCACCGAGTTCATGCAGAAGGGCAGCCTGCTGGACTTCCTGAAGAGTGAGGAGGGCAGCAAGCAGCCCCTGCCCCGGCTCATCGACTTCTCTGCCCAG GTCGCGGAAGGAATGTGGTTCATCGAGCAGAAAAATTATATTCACCGGGACCTGCGGGCAGCAAACTGCCTGGTGTCTGCGTCACTGGCGTGTAAAATCGCAGACTTCGGCCTGGCGCGAGTGATAGAGGACAGCGAGTATACGGCCAGGGAAG GAGCCAAGTTTCCCATTAAGTGGACGTCTCCCGAGGCCGCTAATTACGGCTCTTTCACCATCAAATCTGACGTCTGGTCTTTTGGGGTCCTGCTGATGGAGATCGTCACATACGGAAAGACCCCATATCCAG GGATGTCCAATTTGGAGGTGATCACTGCGGTGGAGCGTGGGTACCGCATGCCGTGCCCTCAGAACTGTCCACAGGAGCTCTACCACATCATGATGGAGTGCTGGCAGCGAGAACCTGAGCAGAGGCCCACGTTCGAGTACACGCAGAGCGTCCTGGAGGACTTCTACACTGCCACCGAGATCCAGTACCAACAGCAGCCCTGA